A genome region from Arachis duranensis cultivar V14167 chromosome 8, aradu.V14167.gnm2.J7QH, whole genome shotgun sequence includes the following:
- the LOC107462762 gene encoding prefoldin subunit 1 → MFRNAEKGRIQDYLFSLIEMADEANRTAFLEIQGRMIESTGKMKQVQNQMRSKEAEKKRAYLTLEELKQLPDDTNVYKSIGRTFVLESKAALMNEQENKLKDSEASIISLQSSKEYLEKQIAEVENNLRELLQQDPGLARQIMSMNV, encoded by the exons ATGTTTCGCAATGCTGAAAAAGGGAGAATACAGGATTATCTTTTCTCACTGATAGAGATGGCAGATGAAGCCAACAGAACT GCATTCCTTGAAATTCAAGGTCGCATGATTGAGAGTACTGGAAAAATGAAACAG GTGCAAAACCAGATGCGTTCCAAAGAAGCAGAAAAGAAACGGGCTTATTTGACCTTGGAGGAGCTGAAGCAGTTACCTGATGATACTAATGTTTACAAATCCATTG GGAGAAC GTTTGTGCTAGAGTCGAAGGCAGCGTTAATGAATGAACAGGAGAACAAGTTAAAGGACAGTGAAGCTTCAATTATCTCATTACAG AGCTCGAAAGAATATTTGGAGAAGCAGATAGCAGAGGTTGAAAACAATTTGAGAGAGCTGCTACAACAAGATCCTGGTCTTGCACGTCAAATTATGTCGATGAATGTATGA